In Astyanax mexicanus isolate ESR-SI-001 chromosome 5, AstMex3_surface, whole genome shotgun sequence, a single window of DNA contains:
- the padi2 gene encoding protein-arginine deiminase type-2 isoform X2 encodes MGPPRTLRIEAGRSSRTLCVVGTETSVHLSRCAPIQSKFFSVKCTSAVNCRLMPATVAGGSLLSAQPLTRNSVLFISMDAASELPNESKLSVKFYGSKTETLGIAVLHLTAVEISLDVDADRDGVVEKSNPNKASWKWGPNGHGAILLVNCDSESFFMNKKVDNENEEINRVSDLKDMSKMILRTKGPAQLPEGYKLSMHITQTDAESVRVFRNKASGETDPSNLSTLRNMLFKVFVQDYPLVLSKNELAGEVPYLGGKSELEFFVEGLRFPDKDFEGLVTINLSLLEPNAKDFPETPIFTDKVVFRVSPWIMTPNTLKPVEVFVCSTSDNYTFLKGMKSLVQKSGYKLRICHEYMNRGDRWMQDEIEFGYIDSPHHSFPVVLDSPRNGKLQDFPYDVLLGPDFGYVTRYAPTEEVSSLDSFGNLEVSPPVTVNGKKYPLGRIIIGVAFPTTAHGRNMTKVVQDFLWAQKVQEPIALYSDWLVVGHVDEFMSFVPAPDKKGFRLLLSSPDAGYKVFRNLQKSGNGKAKMFQGKHEEISVDDLLSDKELRAENVYVQNCIDWNRDVLKKELGLDEEDIIDLPILFKVIPEEENRAVAYYPDMVNMIVLGTNLGIPKPFGPEVNGSCALETEMRSLLEPLGLSCTFIDDFASYHKLLGEVHCGSNVLRKPFEFKWWKLEL; translated from the exons ATGGGTCCGCCGCGCACGCTCCGGATTGAGGCCGGTAGAAGCTCGAGGACGCTGTGTGTGGTGGGCACGGAGACCTCCGTTCATTTAAGCAG ATGTGCCCCCATCCAGAGCAAGTTCTTCTCAGTAAAATGTACCTCAGCTGTGAATTGCCGGCTTATGCCAGCCACAGTGGCTGGGGGCTCGCTCCTCTCTGCGCAGCCCCTCACCCGAAACTCTGTGCTTTTCATCTCCATGGATGCTGCCAGTGAGCTGCCCAATGAAAGCAAG TTATCTGTGAAGTTCTATGGAAGCAAGACGGAGACTCTTGGAATTGCTGTGCTACATCTCACAGCAGTTG AGATTTCTCTGGATGTTGATGCAGATCGAGATGGTGTTGTTGAGAAGAGCAATCCAAACAAG GCTTCATGGAAGTGGGGTCCTAATGGTCACGGAGCCATTCTTCTGGTCAATTGTGACTCTGAGTCCTTCTTTATGAATAAGAAAGTGGACAATGAGAATGAGGAGATCAATCGAGTCTCTG ATTTAAAGGACATGTCCAAGATGATCTTACGCACCAAGGGTCCTGCTCAGCTCCCGGAGGGCTATAAACTGAGCATGCACATCACTCAGACGGACGCTGAGAGCGTGCGGGTGTTCAGGAACAAGGCTAGTGGGGAGACAGATCCCAGCAATCTGAGTACTCTGA GAAACATGCTCTTCAAGGTATTCGTGCAGGACTACCCTCTGGTGCTGAGTAAAAATGAGCTGGCTGGAGAAgttccctatctgggtggaaAATCTGAACTGGAATTCTTTGTGGAGGGTCTTCGTTTCCCAGATAAGGACTTTGAAGGACTTGTCACCATCAACCTCAGTCTTTTAGAGCCAAATGCCAAG gaTTTCCCAGAGACCCCTATTTTTACTGATAAGGTTGTTTTCCGGGTTTCTCCTTGGATCATGACACCCAACACTCTCAAACCTGTGGAGGTCTTTGTGTGCAG CACCTCAGATAACTACACATTTCTCAAGGGCATGAAAAGCCTGGTGCAGAAAAGCGGATACAAGCTGAGGATCTGCCACGAATACATGAACCGAGGAGATCGCTGGATGCAG GATGAGATTGAGTTTGGCTACATTGACTCTCCACATCATAGCTTCCCAGTGGTGTTGGACTCTCCGCGAAATGGAAAGCTTCAGGATTTCCCCTATGATGTCTTACTG GGTCCAGACTTTGGCTATGTAACCCGATACGCCCCAACAGAGGAGGTGAGCAGCCTGGATTCCTTTGGTAATCTGGAGGTCAGTCCACCAGTCACTGTGAATGGGAAGAAATACCCCCTGGGCCGGATCATCATTGGTGTGGCCTTTCCCAC TACAGCCCATGGCCGCAACATGACCAAAGTGGTCCAGGACTTCCTTTGGGCTCAGAAGGTTCAGGAGCCCATTGCCCTGTactctgattggttggttgttggtcATGTAGATGAGTTCATGTCTTTTGTTCCTGCTCCagataaaaag GGATTTAGACTTCTGCTGTCTAGCCCGGATGCAGgatataaagttttcagaaactTGCAGAAAAGTGGAAATGGAAAAGCTAAAATGTttcaag GCAAGCATGAGGAGATCAGTGTTGATGACCTTTTGAGCGATAAGGAACTTCGAGCAGAGAATGTCTATGTACAG AACTGCATTGACTGGAACAGAGACGTTCTGAAGAAAGAGCTGGGACTAGATGAAGAAGACATCATTGACCTACCAATCCTGTTTAAAGTGATTCCTGAAGAGGAAAACAGAGCCGTGGCCTACTATCCCGACATG GTGAACATGATCGTGCTGGGAACAAACCTGGGCATTCCTAAACCGTTTGGGCCGGAGGTGAACGGCAGCTGCGCCCTGGAGACAGAGATGCGCTCCCTGTTGGAGCCGCTGGGTCTTAGCTGCACCTTTATCGACGACTTTGCCTCCTATCACAAGCTCCTGGGTGAAGTGCACTGTGGTTCCAATGTGCTTCGGAAACCTTTTGAGTTCAAGTGGTGGAAGCTGGAGCTGTGA
- the padi2 gene encoding protein-arginine deiminase type-2 isoform X1 → MEQQRQQQKKKPAVPADLPRGNKSRRSEDKTQQRTLRLDVDKPCSVVCVVGTELRADLYRCAPIQSKFFSVKCTSAVNCRLMPATVAGGSLLSAQPLTRNSVLFISMDAASELPNESKLSVKFYGSKTETLGIAVLHLTAVEISLDVDADRDGVVEKSNPNKASWKWGPNGHGAILLVNCDSESFFMNKKVDNENEEINRVSDLKDMSKMILRTKGPAQLPEGYKLSMHITQTDAESVRVFRNKASGETDPSNLSTLRNMLFKVFVQDYPLVLSKNELAGEVPYLGGKSELEFFVEGLRFPDKDFEGLVTINLSLLEPNAKDFPETPIFTDKVVFRVSPWIMTPNTLKPVEVFVCSTSDNYTFLKGMKSLVQKSGYKLRICHEYMNRGDRWMQDEIEFGYIDSPHHSFPVVLDSPRNGKLQDFPYDVLLGPDFGYVTRYAPTEEVSSLDSFGNLEVSPPVTVNGKKYPLGRIIIGVAFPTTAHGRNMTKVVQDFLWAQKVQEPIALYSDWLVVGHVDEFMSFVPAPDKKGFRLLLSSPDAGYKVFRNLQKSGNGKAKMFQGKHEEISVDDLLSDKELRAENVYVQNCIDWNRDVLKKELGLDEEDIIDLPILFKVIPEEENRAVAYYPDMVNMIVLGTNLGIPKPFGPEVNGSCALETEMRSLLEPLGLSCTFIDDFASYHKLLGEVHCGSNVLRKPFEFKWWKLEL, encoded by the exons ATGTGCCCCCATCCAGAGCAAGTTCTTCTCAGTAAAATGTACCTCAGCTGTGAATTGCCGGCTTATGCCAGCCACAGTGGCTGGGGGCTCGCTCCTCTCTGCGCAGCCCCTCACCCGAAACTCTGTGCTTTTCATCTCCATGGATGCTGCCAGTGAGCTGCCCAATGAAAGCAAG TTATCTGTGAAGTTCTATGGAAGCAAGACGGAGACTCTTGGAATTGCTGTGCTACATCTCACAGCAGTTG AGATTTCTCTGGATGTTGATGCAGATCGAGATGGTGTTGTTGAGAAGAGCAATCCAAACAAG GCTTCATGGAAGTGGGGTCCTAATGGTCACGGAGCCATTCTTCTGGTCAATTGTGACTCTGAGTCCTTCTTTATGAATAAGAAAGTGGACAATGAGAATGAGGAGATCAATCGAGTCTCTG ATTTAAAGGACATGTCCAAGATGATCTTACGCACCAAGGGTCCTGCTCAGCTCCCGGAGGGCTATAAACTGAGCATGCACATCACTCAGACGGACGCTGAGAGCGTGCGGGTGTTCAGGAACAAGGCTAGTGGGGAGACAGATCCCAGCAATCTGAGTACTCTGA GAAACATGCTCTTCAAGGTATTCGTGCAGGACTACCCTCTGGTGCTGAGTAAAAATGAGCTGGCTGGAGAAgttccctatctgggtggaaAATCTGAACTGGAATTCTTTGTGGAGGGTCTTCGTTTCCCAGATAAGGACTTTGAAGGACTTGTCACCATCAACCTCAGTCTTTTAGAGCCAAATGCCAAG gaTTTCCCAGAGACCCCTATTTTTACTGATAAGGTTGTTTTCCGGGTTTCTCCTTGGATCATGACACCCAACACTCTCAAACCTGTGGAGGTCTTTGTGTGCAG CACCTCAGATAACTACACATTTCTCAAGGGCATGAAAAGCCTGGTGCAGAAAAGCGGATACAAGCTGAGGATCTGCCACGAATACATGAACCGAGGAGATCGCTGGATGCAG GATGAGATTGAGTTTGGCTACATTGACTCTCCACATCATAGCTTCCCAGTGGTGTTGGACTCTCCGCGAAATGGAAAGCTTCAGGATTTCCCCTATGATGTCTTACTG GGTCCAGACTTTGGCTATGTAACCCGATACGCCCCAACAGAGGAGGTGAGCAGCCTGGATTCCTTTGGTAATCTGGAGGTCAGTCCACCAGTCACTGTGAATGGGAAGAAATACCCCCTGGGCCGGATCATCATTGGTGTGGCCTTTCCCAC TACAGCCCATGGCCGCAACATGACCAAAGTGGTCCAGGACTTCCTTTGGGCTCAGAAGGTTCAGGAGCCCATTGCCCTGTactctgattggttggttgttggtcATGTAGATGAGTTCATGTCTTTTGTTCCTGCTCCagataaaaag GGATTTAGACTTCTGCTGTCTAGCCCGGATGCAGgatataaagttttcagaaactTGCAGAAAAGTGGAAATGGAAAAGCTAAAATGTttcaag GCAAGCATGAGGAGATCAGTGTTGATGACCTTTTGAGCGATAAGGAACTTCGAGCAGAGAATGTCTATGTACAG AACTGCATTGACTGGAACAGAGACGTTCTGAAGAAAGAGCTGGGACTAGATGAAGAAGACATCATTGACCTACCAATCCTGTTTAAAGTGATTCCTGAAGAGGAAAACAGAGCCGTGGCCTACTATCCCGACATG GTGAACATGATCGTGCTGGGAACAAACCTGGGCATTCCTAAACCGTTTGGGCCGGAGGTGAACGGCAGCTGCGCCCTGGAGACAGAGATGCGCTCCCTGTTGGAGCCGCTGGGTCTTAGCTGCACCTTTATCGACGACTTTGCCTCCTATCACAAGCTCCTGGGTGAAGTGCACTGTGGTTCCAATGTGCTTCGGAAACCTTTTGAGTTCAAGTGGTGGAAGCTGGAGCTGTGA